In one Candidatus Rickettsiella isopodorum genomic region, the following are encoded:
- a CDS encoding methionine ABC transporter permease, translating into MNLLFELLTSTGETLYMVFFSGLLAMLLGLPLGVLLFSTRQTNLLPMPLLNKSLSLIVNMARSIPFIILMLAIIPFTRLLVGTSIGTSAAIVPLTLATVPFFARMIENNLNQLPSGLIETGIAMGATTWQLIPAILLAEALPGMVGTLTTTFITLIGYSAMAGAVGGGGLGDLAIRYGYQRFDAGVMIMTIVILIALVQGIQHLGDYWTKRLNHR; encoded by the coding sequence ATGAATCTATTGTTTGAGTTACTCACATCCACTGGGGAAACACTCTATATGGTGTTTTTCTCGGGTCTATTGGCTATGCTATTGGGTTTACCTTTAGGCGTATTGTTATTTAGTACGCGACAAACTAATTTATTACCCATGCCGTTACTGAACAAAAGTTTATCTTTAATTGTTAATATGGCGCGTTCTATTCCGTTTATCATTTTAATGCTAGCCATCATTCCCTTCACGCGCTTATTAGTCGGGACGTCAATAGGGACTAGTGCTGCTATCGTACCCTTAACGTTAGCAACCGTACCATTTTTTGCACGCATGATAGAAAATAATCTCAACCAATTACCTTCCGGTTTAATCGAGACAGGAATCGCCATGGGCGCAACCACTTGGCAATTAATCCCAGCTATTTTACTAGCAGAAGCCCTACCGGGGATGGTGGGCACATTAACGACGACCTTCATTACTTTGATTGGCTATTCTGCTATGGCGGGAGCAGTCGGTGGTGGCGGTCTAGGTGATTTGGCCATACGCTATGGTTATCAACGTTTTGATGCCGGAGTGATGATCATGACGATAGTGATCCTCATTGCTTTAGTGCAAGGCATACAGCATCTGGGTGATTATTGGACTAAACGATTAAACCATCGCTAA
- a CDS encoding MetQ/NlpA family ABC transporter substrate-binding protein, with the protein MIKKIIHFTLTCLLISNFLSLSACHHRENPNQIRLGTISGPETELMQVAKQVAQRDYGLKIKLIEFSDYSLPNRALNDGSLDANMFQHQAYLTNEIHNRHYPLVVIAKLFIYPMAIYSVKIQHLSDLKQHAIVAIPNDPSNEARALLLLSQAGLLTLDTHKDTLMTVADIRHNPKHLEIKELDAAQLPRVLADVDLAVINANYAALAHLYPQQNALFSENRNSIYANLLVVKANNKNNPKFIYLIKAIHSSEVMAAANRLFHGAAIPAWK; encoded by the coding sequence ATGATAAAGAAAATTATTCATTTCACATTAACATGCCTACTGATAAGTAACTTCTTAAGCTTAAGTGCTTGCCATCATCGTGAAAACCCTAATCAAATTCGTTTAGGGACGATTAGCGGACCAGAAACCGAACTCATGCAAGTTGCTAAACAAGTGGCACAACGAGATTATGGCTTAAAAATAAAACTAATTGAATTCTCTGATTATTCGCTACCCAATCGAGCTTTGAACGACGGCAGTCTCGATGCGAATATGTTTCAACACCAAGCTTATTTAACTAACGAAATTCACAATCGACATTATCCTTTAGTAGTCATCGCTAAATTATTTATTTATCCTATGGCTATCTATTCAGTGAAAATTCAACATTTAAGTGATCTAAAACAACATGCAATAGTCGCTATTCCCAATGATCCCAGTAATGAAGCTCGTGCATTATTGCTACTTAGTCAAGCCGGCTTATTGACACTTGACACACATAAAGACACACTCATGACAGTGGCAGATATCCGACATAATCCTAAACATTTAGAGATCAAAGAACTGGATGCCGCGCAATTACCGCGCGTACTCGCGGATGTAGATTTAGCAGTGATTAATGCTAACTATGCTGCGCTAGCCCATCTCTATCCACAGCAAAATGCGTTGTTCAGTGAAAATAGAAACTCTATTTATGCTAATCTATTGGTGGTCAAAGCAAACAATAAAAACAATCCAAAATTTATTTATTTAATTAAGGCAATCCATTCCTCTGAGGTAATGGCCGCCGCAAATAGATTATTTCATGGTGCAGCCATTCCAGCCTGGAAATAG
- the folE gene encoding GTP cyclohydrolase I FolE, translated as MEKHIKAILTALGEDTEREGLKNTPLRVSKSLRYLTSGSRESLDDILNGAVFRSTMEEMILVKDIELYSLCEHHLLPFIGACHIAYIPNGKIIGLSKISRIINFYARRLQIQENLTRQIADTLMKVLDAKGVAIIIEAKHLCMMMRGVEKQKASMKTSVMLGLFRQDLRTRSEFLSLIG; from the coding sequence ATGGAAAAACACATTAAAGCTATTTTAACTGCACTCGGAGAAGATACGGAACGCGAAGGGTTAAAAAACACACCTTTACGCGTATCTAAATCCTTACGCTATTTAACTAGTGGTTCGCGCGAATCATTAGATGATATTTTAAATGGCGCGGTGTTTCGCTCAACAATGGAAGAAATGATCTTAGTCAAAGATATCGAATTATATTCGCTATGTGAACATCATTTATTGCCTTTTATTGGTGCCTGTCATATTGCCTATATTCCGAACGGGAAAATCATTGGCCTATCAAAAATATCACGTATTATTAATTTTTATGCACGACGTTTACAAATTCAAGAAAATTTAACCCGTCAAATCGCTGATACATTAATGAAAGTACTCGATGCAAAAGGCGTCGCTATTATCATTGAAGCCAAACATCTGTGTATGATGATGCGCGGTGTTGAAAAACAAAAAGCTTCCATGAAAACATCGGTCATGCTGGGTTTATTCCGACAAGATCTACGAACTCGATCTGAATTTTTAAGCTTAATCGGATAA
- a CDS encoding ArnT family glycosyltransferase, with protein sequence MKHSFSPVARVIFALFSVLAVKFLLAWFIPITADEAYYAIWGTYLSGGGYDHPPMIGFVLYPLLQFGHHGLTLRLPAIFTSLILGLVTYLYLKKEDPERAAMASILLMIAPISLFNIIITTDTPLFIFSFLSVMCVLQALRKNDEGCWFALGGLFLGLAFFSKYFACLLGLAYVVYFLFIAPNRARLIGLGLLVLFALPFVLQNIYWNYQHDWSNILFNIYNRNNDMGFSLKTLFGYLLILLYLITPPLVFAVTQFPKQELKQQAIFYFFFIPLLFFFVLSSFKPIGLHWPLAFIPFIYVWAGLYLSTENLRKLLKFTIYWSSIQLILIVSLLFTPLKSIQHHNVLALSYNKIVYFFHHKPINDFLKEKYPQPVIYASPNYADASLFFYDTHCYASVFLKGSYHGREDDLITNFKTFNKQNFLIFSRTPLAYNDYKPYFQRVELHTFYYQQAPFYYLIGTKFNYPVYRQKILKTINDTYWIDPPYLPHAPSFFYLKYFNN encoded by the coding sequence GTGAAACATTCTTTTTCTCCTGTTGCACGCGTTATATTCGCGCTTTTTTCTGTACTTGCGGTTAAATTCCTATTAGCCTGGTTCATCCCCATTACCGCAGATGAAGCCTATTATGCCATATGGGGTACTTACCTCAGTGGTGGGGGTTATGATCATCCACCGATGATAGGATTTGTTTTATATCCATTGTTACAATTCGGTCATCATGGTTTAACGTTACGCTTACCGGCCATCTTCACGAGTCTCATACTGGGTCTCGTCACTTATCTCTATCTAAAAAAAGAAGATCCAGAGCGCGCGGCTATGGCTAGCATCTTATTAATGATTGCACCGATTAGTCTATTCAATATTATCATTACTACCGACACTCCGTTATTTATATTTTCCTTTTTATCCGTTATGTGTGTATTACAAGCTTTACGGAAGAATGATGAGGGTTGTTGGTTCGCTCTCGGTGGTTTGTTTTTAGGTCTGGCTTTTTTTTCAAAATATTTTGCTTGTTTATTAGGTTTAGCGTATGTCGTGTACTTTCTTTTTATTGCGCCGAACCGGGCTCGTCTCATCGGTTTAGGTTTATTGGTCTTATTCGCATTGCCTTTTGTATTACAGAATATCTATTGGAATTATCAACACGATTGGTCGAATATTTTATTTAATATTTACAATCGAAATAATGATATGGGTTTTAGTCTTAAAACATTATTCGGATATCTGTTAATTTTACTGTATCTTATCACACCGCCATTAGTATTTGCTGTAACTCAATTTCCTAAACAGGAATTAAAACAACAGGCTATATTTTATTTCTTTTTTATACCGTTGCTATTCTTTTTTGTACTGAGTAGTTTCAAACCCATAGGATTACATTGGCCGCTTGCCTTTATTCCTTTCATTTATGTTTGGGCTGGTTTGTATTTAAGTACTGAAAATCTCAGAAAATTATTAAAATTTACAATTTATTGGAGCAGTATACAGCTTATATTGATTGTGAGTTTACTGTTTACTCCGCTTAAATCTATACAACATCATAATGTTCTGGCTTTAAGCTATAACAAGATCGTCTATTTTTTTCATCATAAGCCTATCAATGACTTTCTGAAAGAAAAATATCCACAACCTGTTATTTATGCCAGTCCTAATTATGCCGATGCGAGTTTATTTTTTTATGATACCCATTGTTATGCATCGGTATTTTTAAAGGGTTCTTATCACGGTCGAGAAGATGATTTAATTACTAATTTCAAAACTTTCAACAAGCAAAACTTTTTAATTTTTTCACGTACACCGCTAGCCTATAATGATTACAAGCCTTATTTTCAACGCGTGGAATTACATACTTTTTATTACCAACAAGCCCCTTTTTATTATTTGATCGGAACCAAGTTTAATTATCCTGTGTATCGACAAAAAATATTGAAAACCATTAATGATACCTATTGGATCGACCCACCCTATTTACCTCATGCCCCCAGTTTTTTTTATTTAAAATATTTTAATAATTAA
- the lpxO gene encoding lipid A hydroxylase LpxO has protein sequence MKYILLILFVGCVVYIHRRGTKRYPFWRQLSDHSTFFAPLNVFMYLFSAVPSTPYLKLKNFPELEVLRQNWQLIREEGMTLLAAQQIKASADYNDAGFNSFFRTGWKRFYLKWYNSHHPSAAIHCPKTTALLKTLPSVKAAMFAELPDKSRLPRHRDPYAGSLRYHLGLMTPNDDRCYINVDGTLYSWRDGEGVIFDETYIHYAENTSGQNRLILFCDIERPLKYRWAQQFNYLMGRYLMSAAAAPNDETDDTGGVNRIFKYVYFIRRIGKRIKKWNKPTYYLIKWTLFGGIASAIFFSF, from the coding sequence ATGAAATATATCCTACTGATTTTGTTTGTCGGGTGCGTCGTTTATATTCATCGACGCGGAACAAAACGTTATCCATTTTGGCGCCAACTTTCCGATCATTCAACTTTTTTTGCGCCGTTAAATGTTTTTATGTACCTGTTTTCAGCGGTGCCCAGCACACCCTATCTGAAGTTAAAAAATTTTCCTGAATTAGAAGTTTTACGTCAAAATTGGCAACTAATTCGTGAAGAAGGCATGACTCTTTTGGCTGCGCAACAAATTAAGGCTTCCGCTGATTACAATGACGCGGGATTTAATTCTTTTTTCAGAACCGGCTGGAAGCGTTTTTATCTGAAATGGTATAACAGCCATCATCCCTCGGCCGCGATTCACTGCCCAAAAACGACTGCGCTATTAAAAACACTGCCCTCAGTTAAAGCGGCTATGTTTGCTGAATTACCTGACAAAAGCCGTTTGCCACGTCATCGCGACCCTTATGCTGGTTCTTTGCGCTATCATTTAGGTCTAATGACACCGAATGATGATCGCTGTTATATCAATGTCGACGGCACGCTATATAGTTGGCGTGATGGTGAAGGCGTCATTTTTGATGAAACCTATATTCATTACGCTGAAAACACCAGCGGTCAAAATCGTTTGATCCTATTTTGCGATATTGAACGACCCCTAAAATATCGTTGGGCACAACAATTTAATTACTTAATGGGGCGTTATTTAATGAGTGCTGCCGCTGCACCGAATGATGAAACCGATGATACCGGCGGTGTGAATCGCATCTTTAAATATGTTTATTTTATTCGTCGCATCGGTAAACGCATTAAAAAATGGAATAAACCCACTTATTATTTGATTAAATGGACTTTATTCGGTGGCATTGCTTCCGCCATCTTTTTTTCATTCTAA
- a CDS encoding adenosine deaminase family protein — protein sequence MMRACILFLLLFSSNLAKAETDAEQATAAYFNSIQNQPKKLSAFLHAMPKGGDLHNHLGGVSMAENMLRYASRDDLCVNATSFAVKKDLSCSPPYRIAQVQKSFILYNQIIDAWSMRNFQPGKESGHDHFFATFEKYLPILVKHRAEMLHEAVERACRENVLYLELMIMPDDNNSGLLGSQFAWDDNLKHLREKLLKSSVIPIVLNISKQFDCYQKHLQAFFNGPGKQLCPNFKLRYLYQVLREQPPTQVFAQLLTGFELASRDPRVVGINLVQAEDGKLSMRDYRLQMRMVGFLHRLYPRVKISLHAGELVPGLVSMSGLRFHIREAVEVAHANRIGHGVDIRYEDHAVQLLQEMARKQILVEINLSSNAAILNVSGQQHPILLYRQYHVPIALSTDDEGVLRTNLTEQFKLAVVNYHFSYLTLKQLVRNSIYYSFLPGASLWQDAHYQHPVARCKDSLSTGKLSLSCQRFLATSEKADSQWKLEQQFLQFEQPFIKPHYH from the coding sequence ATGATGCGCGCATGTATTCTTTTCCTGTTGCTATTTAGCAGTAATCTCGCTAAGGCGGAAACGGATGCTGAGCAAGCAACTGCTGCCTATTTTAATTCGATACAAAACCAACCGAAAAAATTAAGTGCTTTTTTGCACGCTATGCCAAAAGGAGGGGATCTGCATAATCATCTTGGCGGTGTTAGTATGGCGGAAAATATGTTGCGCTATGCCAGCCGAGATGATTTATGCGTCAATGCCACAAGTTTTGCTGTAAAAAAAGATCTCAGTTGCTCTCCACCCTATCGCATTGCGCAAGTGCAAAAATCCTTTATTTTGTATAATCAAATTATTGATGCATGGTCGATGCGGAATTTTCAACCAGGTAAAGAATCGGGGCATGATCATTTTTTTGCAACGTTTGAAAAATATTTACCTATTTTAGTTAAGCATCGGGCCGAAATGCTGCATGAAGCAGTAGAAAGAGCGTGTCGGGAAAATGTATTGTATTTAGAATTGATGATTATGCCAGATGACAACAACTCCGGGTTATTAGGAAGTCAATTCGCTTGGGACGATAATTTAAAACACTTGCGTGAAAAACTTTTAAAAAGTAGTGTTATTCCTATCGTGTTAAATATTTCCAAGCAATTCGATTGTTACCAAAAGCACCTACAAGCATTTTTCAATGGACCTGGAAAGCAGTTGTGTCCAAATTTTAAATTGCGTTATTTATATCAAGTGTTACGTGAGCAGCCGCCCACACAGGTTTTTGCACAGTTGTTAACGGGCTTTGAATTAGCGAGTCGCGATCCCCGTGTCGTAGGCATTAATTTAGTACAAGCTGAAGATGGAAAGCTATCGATGCGCGATTATCGCTTGCAGATGCGAATGGTGGGTTTTTTGCATCGCTTATATCCCCGTGTAAAAATTAGTTTACACGCCGGTGAGCTGGTTCCTGGTTTGGTTTCGATGAGTGGTTTACGTTTTCATATCCGTGAAGCCGTAGAGGTAGCTCACGCTAATCGTATTGGTCATGGTGTGGATATTCGCTATGAAGATCATGCGGTACAATTACTTCAAGAAATGGCTAGAAAGCAGATATTAGTCGAAATCAACCTCAGTAGTAATGCCGCAATATTAAACGTGAGTGGTCAACAGCATCCGATCCTACTTTATCGACAGTATCACGTGCCCATCGCTTTATCGACAGATGATGAAGGTGTATTAAGAACCAATCTGACCGAGCAATTTAAGTTAGCGGTAGTCAATTATCATTTTTCTTATTTGACCTTAAAACAATTAGTCCGTAATAGTATTTATTATAGTTTTTTACCGGGTGCGAGTTTATGGCAAGATGCCCATTACCAACATCCGGTTGCACGCTGTAAAGATAGTTTAAGCACCGGTAAGTTATCTCTCAGTTGTCAACGTTTCTTGGCTACTAGTGAAAAAGCAGATAGTCAATGGAAATTGGAACAGCAATTTTTACAATTTGAACAACCCTTTATAAAGCCGCATTATCATTGA
- a CDS encoding TatD family hydrolase has product MLVDSHCHLDRLDLDYFKKDLNACLDFAREQGVLHFLCVCIDLANFPAVLAIAEQFKEVSASVGVHPTEQVAEEATLDELIKLAQHPLVVAIGETGLDYYRENTQKECQQQRFRQHIRAAIAVNKPLIVHTRQAREETLNILREEGAQQVGGVLHCFTEDLSMAESAIKENFYISFSGILTFKNAAELKAIAQKVPLERVLIETDSPYLAPHPFRGKPNQPAYVRYVAECLAQLRDCSLNKIAEQTTTNFFTLFKQAQRGQPVNR; this is encoded by the coding sequence ATGTTAGTTGACTCACATTGCCATCTGGATCGGTTGGATCTCGATTATTTTAAAAAAGATCTCAATGCTTGCCTGGATTTTGCTAGAGAACAAGGCGTATTACATTTTCTGTGTGTGTGTATTGACTTAGCTAATTTTCCAGCAGTGTTAGCGATTGCTGAACAGTTTAAAGAGGTTTCTGCATCAGTGGGTGTCCATCCCACCGAACAAGTCGCGGAAGAAGCCACGTTGGATGAATTAATTAAGCTCGCACAGCATCCCTTGGTTGTGGCGATAGGCGAGACGGGTCTGGATTATTATCGCGAAAATACACAAAAAGAATGTCAACAACAACGTTTTCGTCAGCATATTCGTGCCGCCATTGCGGTGAATAAACCACTGATTGTACATACTCGACAGGCGCGTGAAGAGACATTAAACATCTTAAGAGAAGAGGGTGCACAGCAGGTGGGTGGTGTACTTCATTGTTTTACAGAAGATTTAAGCATGGCCGAGAGTGCCATTAAAGAAAATTTTTATATTTCTTTTTCTGGTATTTTAACGTTTAAAAATGCGGCTGAGTTAAAAGCTATCGCGCAAAAAGTACCCTTGGAACGTGTGTTAATTGAAACGGATTCCCCTTATCTAGCACCTCATCCATTTCGTGGTAAACCGAATCAGCCCGCCTATGTGCGTTATGTTGCCGAATGTTTAGCACAATTGCGGGATTGTTCTTTAAATAAAATTGCCGAACAAACGACTACTAATTTTTTTACGTTATTTAAGCAAGCACAGCGTGGCCAGCCCGTCAACCGATAG
- the holB gene encoding DNA polymerase III subunit delta' yields the protein MNNYLAPLPWQTKQWQQLYRCHQENRLPHALLLVGQAGLGKTLFAANFAKTLLCKNPSAKSIQFACQHCRDCVLVAAGTHPDLCLLATEKSKRGINIDQVRDVIEKLNHTSQAAYKIIVINPADSLLLAASQALLKNLEEPSERSLFILLTEKVERLLPTIRSRCQVIRFLPPEKSLAMVWLAQELPASAPVDKLYHLSAGAPLLAMTYAQQNYYLFYTDLVAALAQLLNQGMDPIQCAARYVKTDAQQLLSTLLNVVSELLKCQLLSGYTAIEDALTHLAACLSTNFLLQYFDSVMALQAHTTKITLNLSLMLEDLFSRWALQGKSC from the coding sequence ATGAATAATTACTTAGCGCCTTTGCCATGGCAAACCAAACAATGGCAGCAACTGTATCGCTGTCATCAAGAGAACCGTTTACCCCATGCCTTGTTACTGGTAGGACAAGCGGGTTTAGGTAAAACTTTATTTGCAGCAAATTTTGCTAAAACCTTATTATGTAAAAATCCAAGTGCGAAGAGTATACAGTTTGCTTGTCAGCATTGTCGTGATTGCGTACTAGTGGCTGCGGGTACACATCCAGATCTGTGTTTGCTTGCTACAGAGAAATCGAAGCGAGGGATTAACATTGATCAAGTACGTGATGTCATTGAAAAACTAAATCATACCAGTCAAGCCGCGTATAAAATTATTGTGATTAACCCGGCAGATAGTTTGCTATTGGCCGCCAGTCAAGCCTTATTGAAAAATTTAGAAGAACCCAGTGAGCGTTCATTATTTATTTTACTGACAGAAAAAGTTGAACGCTTGTTACCGACTATTCGAAGTCGTTGCCAGGTGATTCGTTTTCTCCCTCCAGAAAAATCGCTAGCGATGGTTTGGTTAGCGCAGGAACTTCCAGCGTCCGCACCGGTCGATAAACTTTACCATTTATCCGCTGGCGCACCGTTGCTCGCAATGACGTATGCACAGCAGAATTATTATTTATTTTATACTGATTTAGTGGCGGCATTAGCACAGTTATTAAATCAAGGCATGGATCCGATCCAATGTGCCGCACGTTATGTAAAAACGGATGCACAGCAATTATTATCTACGTTGTTAAATGTCGTCAGCGAATTGCTAAAATGCCAGTTACTGAGTGGATATACGGCTATAGAAGACGCGCTAACGCATTTAGCGGCGTGTTTGTCGACGAATTTTTTGTTGCAATATTTTGATAGTGTCATGGCATTACAGGCGCACACAACTAAAATTACGCTGAATCTCTCCTTAATGTTAGAAGATCTGTTTTCTCGTTGGGCTTTACAAGGTAAATCATGTTAG
- the tmk gene encoding dTMP kinase encodes MQITRARFISLEGIEGVGKSTQLKFVAKYLRKAGISLTVTREPGGTEVAEAIRALVLQSDFSPETIIPETELLLFFAARAQHIHYVIKPALQRGDWVLCDRFTETSYAYQGGGRGLDLAFIRSLQLWVQQDLKMDTVLLLDAPVDIALRRTHHRKTADRIEVEKQDFFTRARASYLERAKQMPDCYHIIDASRSLKDVQKQIKKVLEQLLTLWIKSDE; translated from the coding sequence ATGCAAATCACTCGAGCACGCTTTATTAGCTTAGAAGGGATAGAAGGAGTAGGAAAATCAACACAACTTAAGTTTGTCGCCAAGTATTTACGGAAAGCGGGTATCTCGCTTACTGTGACGCGTGAGCCGGGTGGCACAGAAGTAGCCGAAGCGATACGGGCTTTAGTGTTGCAATCTGATTTTTCACCAGAGACCATTATTCCTGAAACCGAGCTATTATTATTTTTTGCGGCGCGCGCACAGCATATTCATTACGTGATTAAACCGGCCTTGCAGCGCGGTGATTGGGTGCTTTGTGATCGCTTCACCGAAACCAGCTACGCCTATCAGGGTGGTGGCAGAGGGTTAGATTTAGCTTTTATTCGTAGTTTGCAGTTATGGGTGCAACAAGATTTAAAAATGGATACCGTTTTGTTACTCGATGCACCGGTCGATATTGCTTTAAGGCGCACGCATCATCGAAAAACCGCAGACCGTATCGAAGTGGAGAAGCAAGATTTCTTTACCCGTGCACGTGCTAGCTACCTAGAACGGGCCAAACAAATGCCGGATTGTTATCATATCATTGATGCGAGTCGTTCATTAAAGGATGTGCAAAAACAAATTAAAAAGGTTTTGGAGCAATTATTAACGTTATGGATAAAGTCTGATGAATAA
- a CDS encoding phosphotransferase produces MQSQLSNTVAEKKNNLLYQMLSDLIIEKEGAKLLNKNLLIQLLILKIYQPSKFKEIKGGYSNNTYYYAEENLVLRFPKAYNPLFPELSIEVQNLIQAKLLNLTPLKTIAYYSKYSLLVTEFIPSYQSFSAADFKNPCKLISLAHLVKKLHYSQVKFKKNSETAISFIDESSQCFQNIQPILNKKDYQILKKLLGIRSFLTRLKCLKVPSHGDLHHFNVIEMNGRLQLIDWELSSMEDPAYDISRLFCVTGLNTKQKEIFLETYKNSYNIILSELDVKNLIKRIFLHESLNYFSIVIWARYAMPFFYKDKQILLKEAIKRYKEKETLIRY; encoded by the coding sequence ATGCAAAGTCAATTAAGCAACACTGTTGCAGAAAAAAAGAATAATCTTTTATACCAGATGTTATCTGATTTAATTATAGAAAAAGAAGGAGCAAAGCTACTCAATAAAAATCTTTTAATCCAATTGTTAATACTAAAAATCTACCAACCCAGTAAATTTAAAGAAATAAAGGGGGGTTACTCCAATAATACTTACTATTACGCAGAGGAAAATCTCGTTTTACGTTTTCCAAAAGCGTATAATCCATTATTTCCTGAGCTATCGATAGAAGTACAAAATCTTATTCAAGCTAAATTGCTAAATTTAACCCCCTTAAAAACGATTGCTTATTATTCAAAATATAGCTTACTGGTCACAGAATTCATTCCTAGCTATCAGTCCTTTTCAGCCGCTGATTTTAAAAATCCCTGTAAATTAATCTCTCTAGCGCATTTAGTTAAAAAATTACATTATTCACAAGTAAAGTTTAAAAAAAATTCTGAAACCGCAATTTCTTTTATCGACGAATCCTCTCAATGTTTTCAAAATATTCAACCTATCTTAAATAAAAAAGATTATCAAATATTGAAAAAATTATTAGGTATTAGAAGCTTTCTTACTCGATTAAAATGTTTAAAAGTGCCTTCACATGGTGATTTACATCATTTTAATGTGATTGAAATGAATGGGCGCTTGCAATTGATTGATTGGGAACTCTCTAGCATGGAAGATCCGGCTTACGATATTTCGAGATTATTCTGCGTGACTGGCCTTAACACAAAGCAAAAAGAGATATTTTTGGAAACCTATAAAAATTCTTATAATATCATCTTATCCGAATTAGACGTCAAAAATTTAATTAAACGTATATTTCTTCATGAGTCCTTAAATTATTTTTCTATCGTTATTTGGGCAAGATATGCGATGCCTTTTTTTTACAAAGATAAACAAATCTTACTAAAAGAAGCTATCAAGCGCTATAAGGAAAAAGAAACGCTCATCCGTTATTAA
- the mltG gene encoding endolytic transglycosylase MltG, with product MPKRLTLVALIILLVFFLSTYFVVHYYRFLESPLNPTQTIHIVFKPGASVHHLLTDLQNQGYMSHSRFFLLLAYVKGATNKLKTGEYQFDPGTTPGQLLDQMLAGKAIFHRFTIVEGWTFQQLISALNNLSTVKHQLKHVSPEQVLANLGLPVQNPEGLFYPATYYFSAGAKDSDLLKWSYRLLEKKLQAAWKDRAANLPYKTAYQALIVASLVEKETAIAKERPMIAGVIVRRLQAGIPLQIDASVIYGLGVHYTGKLTIEDLRKDTPYNTYTRKGLPPTPIASPSYASLVAALHPDHSQNLYFVAKGDGSHQFSAHLAEHNMAVQLYQLDQRYPYVKKRRSCQSFWYLSKSMRSFFCKLNDL from the coding sequence ATGCCTAAAAGATTGACGCTGGTTGCATTAATCATTCTGTTAGTCTTTTTTTTATCTACTTATTTTGTTGTGCATTATTACCGGTTTTTAGAATCCCCTTTAAATCCCACGCAAACAATACACATCGTATTTAAACCCGGTGCCTCGGTACATCATTTACTCACGGACTTACAAAATCAAGGTTATATGTCACATTCGCGTTTTTTCTTGTTATTAGCCTATGTTAAAGGGGCGACTAATAAACTAAAAACGGGTGAGTACCAATTTGATCCTGGTACTACGCCGGGTCAATTATTGGATCAAATGTTAGCTGGAAAAGCCATTTTCCATCGTTTTACGATAGTAGAAGGCTGGACATTTCAACAATTAATCAGTGCATTAAATAATTTATCGACTGTTAAACATCAACTCAAGCACGTGTCTCCAGAACAAGTCTTAGCTAATTTGGGTTTACCGGTGCAGAATCCTGAAGGTTTATTTTATCCGGCAACCTATTATTTTAGTGCGGGTGCCAAGGATAGTGATTTATTAAAATGGTCTTATCGATTGCTAGAAAAAAAACTACAGGCTGCTTGGAAGGATCGTGCCGCTAATTTACCCTATAAAACAGCTTATCAAGCGCTGATTGTCGCTTCTTTAGTGGAAAAAGAAACGGCAATCGCTAAAGAGCGGCCAATGATTGCGGGTGTGATTGTGCGTCGTTTGCAGGCGGGTATCCCTTTACAGATCGATGCGAGTGTTATTTATGGTTTAGGTGTGCATTATACTGGTAAGTTAACCATTGAAGATTTACGTAAAGATACTCCCTATAATACCTATACGCGCAAAGGTTTGCCGCCCACACCGATTGCGAGTCCTAGTTATGCTTCGCTAGTGGCTGCTTTACATCCGGATCACAGCCAGAATTTATATTTTGTTGCAAAAGGTGATGGGTCACATCAGTTTTCTGCACATTTAGCCGAACATAATATGGCGGTACAACTTTATCAGCTCGATCAACGCTATCCTTATGTGAAGAAAAGGAGATCTTGTCAAAGTTTTTGGTATTTAAGTAAATCCATGCGTTCATTTTTTTGTAAATTGAATGATTTATAA